The Thermodesulfobacteriota bacterium genomic interval GGAACCAGCACGTTTCCACGAAGATCCTGAAGGCGATCCTCGAGGAGGTGCCGGGTGACGCATCGAAGGTGCTCGGGATCATCGACCGGGACCTGTGCATCCTCATCCTCACGTTCGTCTTCGGGGAGGCGCAGCTGGGGGGCGTGGGCGCGGTGGTCTCCCTCGCCCGGCTTCGCCAGGAATTTTACGGGCTGGATCCCGACGAG includes:
- a CDS encoding peptidase M54 is translated as MDWLVRDIGGFLGMPCGQLPPRPIPEGSFEPGRNQHVSTKILKAILEEVPGDASKVLGIIDRDLCILILTFVFGEAQLGGVGAVVSLARLRQEFYGLDPDE